Proteins from one Ramlibacter sp. PS4R-6 genomic window:
- a CDS encoding TrmH family RNA methyltransferase, translating to MSAGPQLITSAANPLVKDLRQLAQESTAYRKLGRIWLEGDHLCGAALKRGVRPQLAVFPQSLWDEQSFRFSGEAERDVILPDALFATVSSLESPGHVGFVIEAPQRPPIDPQAPSVVLDRLQDPGNVGSILRSAAAFGFTQVIAMKGTAALWSAKVLRAGMGAHFALSLVEAVETHELDTLQVALITTSSHEGQLLQEAQLPWPCAWLLGHEGQGVDDNLAWRAKLSVRIAQPGGEESLNVAAAAAICLHASATAGRG from the coding sequence GTGAGCGCGGGGCCGCAACTCATCACCTCGGCGGCGAACCCGCTGGTCAAGGACCTGCGCCAGCTCGCGCAGGAAAGCACGGCCTACCGCAAGCTCGGGCGCATCTGGCTCGAAGGCGACCACCTGTGCGGGGCGGCGCTCAAGCGCGGCGTCAGGCCGCAACTGGCCGTCTTCCCGCAGTCGCTGTGGGACGAGCAGTCGTTCCGCTTCAGCGGCGAGGCCGAGCGCGACGTGATCCTTCCCGACGCGCTCTTCGCCACCGTGAGCTCTCTGGAGTCGCCGGGCCACGTCGGCTTCGTCATCGAGGCGCCGCAGCGCCCCCCGATCGACCCGCAGGCCCCCAGCGTGGTCCTCGACCGCCTGCAGGACCCGGGCAACGTCGGCTCGATCCTGCGCAGCGCGGCGGCCTTCGGCTTCACGCAGGTGATCGCCATGAAGGGCACGGCGGCGCTGTGGAGCGCCAAGGTGCTGCGCGCCGGCATGGGCGCGCATTTCGCGCTGTCGCTCGTCGAGGCCGTGGAGACGCACGAGCTCGACACGCTGCAGGTGGCGCTCATCACGACCAGCTCGCACGAGGGGCAGCTGCTGCAGGAAGCGCAGCTGCCCTGGCCGTGCGCCTGGCTGCTGGGCCACGAAGGGCAGGGCGTGGACGACAACCTGGCCTGGCGGGCGAAGCTTTCGGTGCGGATCGCCCAGCCGGGCGGGGAGGAGTCGCTGAACGTGGCGGCGGCGGCCGCCATCTGCCTCCACGCCAGCGCCACGGCGGGCAGGGGATAA
- the greA gene encoding transcription elongation factor GreA has product MATIPITKRGAEMLKAELHRLKTVDRRAVINAIAEARSHGDLSENAEYDAAKDRQAFIEGRIRELEGKLAAAQVIDPSTLDAHGKVVFGATVELEEEASGEQVKYQIVGEDEADLKHGLINVSSPIARALIGKEEGDTAEVQTPGGVKRYEIVAVHYL; this is encoded by the coding sequence ATGGCCACCATACCGATCACCAAGCGCGGCGCCGAAATGCTGAAGGCCGAGCTTCATCGCCTCAAGACGGTGGACCGCCGCGCCGTCATCAACGCGATCGCCGAGGCGCGCTCGCACGGCGACCTCTCCGAGAACGCCGAGTACGACGCCGCCAAGGACCGCCAGGCCTTCATCGAAGGCCGCATCCGCGAGCTGGAAGGCAAGCTGGCCGCCGCGCAGGTCATCGACCCTTCGACGCTGGACGCCCACGGCAAGGTGGTGTTCGGCGCCACCGTGGAACTCGAGGAAGAAGCCAGCGGCGAGCAGGTCAAGTACCAGATCGTCGGCGAGGACGAAGCCGACCTGAAGCACGGCCTGATCAACGTCTCCAGCCCGATCGCGCGCGCGCTGATCGGCAAGGAGGAGGGCGACACCGCCGAGGTGCAGACGCCCGGCGGCGTCAAGCGCTACGAGATCGTGGCCGTGCACTACCTCTGA
- a CDS encoding DUF4149 domain-containing protein — protein sequence MHWKARVPLLAAALWWGSLTAVGFIAVPILFSHFPAATAGQAAARLFTGQAWTSIACGLVVLMGARGDEGTASMDWARGAIGFVLVGLLLAILGEFAIAPRIVARQDLAFWHTAGTAAYGLQWVCAAAVFWKLSARSA from the coding sequence ATGCACTGGAAAGCACGCGTCCCGCTGCTCGCGGCGGCGCTGTGGTGGGGCAGCCTCACCGCCGTCGGGTTCATCGCCGTCCCCATCCTCTTCTCGCACTTCCCGGCCGCGACGGCGGGCCAGGCCGCGGCGCGCCTGTTCACCGGCCAGGCCTGGACTTCGATCGCCTGCGGCCTGGTGGTCCTCATGGGCGCGCGCGGCGACGAAGGCACGGCCAGCATGGACTGGGCCCGCGGCGCCATCGGCTTCGTGCTGGTAGGCCTGCTGCTCGCGATCCTGGGCGAATTCGCCATCGCGCCGCGCATCGTGGCGCGGCAGGACCTGGCGTTCTGGCACACGGCGGGAACCGCCGCCTATGGCCTGCAGTGGGTGTGCGCGGCCGCGGTCTTCTGGAAGCTCAGCGCGCGGTCCGCTTGA
- a CDS encoding RlmE family RNA methyltransferase, which yields MKVKTKSKKVNKAWLNDHVNDPYVKLAQKDGYRARAAYKLKEIDEALKLIKPGDLVVDLGSAPGAWSQYVRRKLSPQGAAAGELNGRIVALDILPMEPVEGVTFLQGDFREPEMLAKLDALVGGKPVDVVISDMAPNLSGIESADAARIAHLVELAVEFSRSHLKPDGALVAKLFHGSGYSQLVKLFKETFRTVKPVKPKASRDKSSETFLVGIGLK from the coding sequence ATGAAAGTCAAAACCAAGAGCAAGAAGGTCAACAAGGCGTGGTTGAACGACCACGTGAACGACCCCTATGTGAAGCTGGCGCAGAAGGACGGCTACCGCGCGCGCGCCGCCTACAAACTCAAGGAGATCGACGAGGCGCTCAAGCTGATCAAGCCGGGCGACTTGGTCGTCGACCTGGGCTCGGCCCCGGGCGCGTGGAGCCAGTACGTGCGCCGCAAGCTGTCGCCCCAGGGCGCGGCCGCCGGCGAGCTGAACGGGCGCATCGTCGCGCTGGACATCCTGCCCATGGAGCCGGTGGAGGGCGTCACCTTCCTGCAGGGCGATTTCCGCGAGCCGGAGATGCTGGCCAAGCTGGACGCGCTGGTGGGCGGCAAGCCCGTCGACGTCGTGATCTCGGACATGGCGCCCAACCTGTCGGGCATCGAGTCGGCGGATGCCGCGCGCATCGCCCACCTCGTCGAGCTGGCCGTGGAGTTTTCGCGTTCGCACCTCAAGCCCGACGGGGCCCTGGTGGCCAAGCTGTTCCACGGCAGCGGCTACAGCCAGCTGGTGAAGCTGTTCAAGGAAACCTTCCGCACGGTCAAGCCCGTGAAGCCCAAGGCGTCTCGGGACAAGTCGTCCGAGACCTTTCTTGTAGGAATCGGGCTCAAATAG
- the rnhB gene encoding ribonuclease HII codes for MPSKRLSRGEQARLAGWEPVGLTAGVDEAGRGPLAGPVVAAAVILDDARRIRGLADSKILTALARDRLYDQIRDKALCCSVGEASVEEIDQLNIFHATMLAMKRAVEGLRLKPARVLVDGNRLPRLEVYCEAIVDGDAKIQSISAASIIAKVHRDRILTQLHDEFPQYGFAAHKGYSTPEHLEALRAHGACKHHRKGFSPVAATFRTPEGEVIELRGAQDLPPPEAQDIPLREAR; via the coding sequence ATGCCATCGAAAAGACTCTCCAGGGGTGAACAGGCCCGCCTCGCGGGCTGGGAACCGGTGGGCCTGACCGCGGGCGTCGACGAGGCCGGGCGCGGCCCGCTGGCGGGCCCCGTGGTGGCCGCCGCCGTGATCCTGGACGACGCCAGGCGCATCCGCGGCCTCGCCGATTCGAAAATCCTCACCGCCCTGGCGCGCGACCGGCTCTACGACCAGATCCGCGACAAGGCCCTGTGCTGCTCGGTGGGCGAGGCGTCGGTCGAGGAGATCGACCAGCTGAACATCTTCCACGCGACCATGCTGGCGATGAAGCGTGCCGTGGAAGGCCTGCGCCTGAAGCCGGCGCGCGTGCTGGTCGACGGCAACCGCCTGCCGCGCCTGGAGGTGTACTGCGAGGCCATCGTCGACGGCGACGCCAAGATCCAGTCGATCTCGGCCGCTTCGATCATCGCCAAGGTCCACCGCGACCGCATCCTCACGCAATTGCACGACGAGTTCCCGCAGTACGGCTTCGCGGCCCACAAGGGCTACAGCACGCCCGAGCACCTCGAAGCCCTGCGCGCGCACGGCGCATGCAAGCACCACCGCAAGGGTTTCAGCCCGGTCGCCGCCACGTTCCGCACGCCCGAAGGCGAAGTCATCGAGCTGCGCGGCGCGCAGGACCTCCCACCGCCCGAGGCGCAGGACATCCCGCTGCGCGAGGCGCGGTGA
- a CDS encoding YhbY family RNA-binding protein yields MSRIELSIQDRKVHRADAHHLDPVVMVGNDGLTPAVKKEIDAALKAHGLVKVRVQGDDRLERERMYGEIADDLRAAQIQHIGKLLVFWRPKPKKEREADEDRKPGPKEYKVLKYSSRGGQRPEVKHVRVLGNQRLTPGGKVKKAKPKQKSVKRTAR; encoded by the coding sequence ATGTCCCGAATCGAGCTCTCCATCCAGGACCGCAAGGTCCACCGCGCCGACGCGCATCACCTCGACCCGGTCGTCATGGTCGGCAACGACGGGCTGACACCGGCGGTCAAGAAGGAGATCGACGCGGCGCTCAAGGCCCACGGCCTGGTCAAGGTGCGCGTGCAAGGCGACGACCGCCTGGAGCGCGAGCGCATGTACGGCGAGATCGCCGACGACCTGCGCGCCGCGCAGATCCAGCACATCGGCAAGCTCCTGGTGTTCTGGCGCCCCAAGCCGAAGAAGGAGCGCGAAGCCGACGAGGACCGCAAGCCGGGCCCGAAAGAGTACAAGGTGCTCAAGTACAGCTCGCGCGGCGGCCAGCGCCCCGAGGTGAAGCACGTGCGCGTCCTGGGTAATCAGCGCCTCACGCCCGGCGGCAAGGTCAAGAAGGCCAAGCCCAAGCAGAAGTCGGTCAAGCGGACCGCGCGCTGA
- a CDS encoding Kdo hydroxylase family protein has product MRDRIVEIGARDWHAPGSDPAWIAAVEDGKVLYFPQLAFALSGGETALLKPDLLAPGVRNISWDAQRGLKGAAGEGPVQEQVTALVSRFAAQATALVNALFPAYAQHLRPAPTSLRPTSVSNRQQSVRADDRRLHVDAFPSRPNRGERILRVFANINPHGEARVWRVGEPFGDVARQFVPRAKPYSAWQAKALNTLGVTKSLRSEYDHLMLQIHDRMKADEAYQRDCPQLRFEFPPGSAWVCFSDQTVHAAMSGQYMMEQTFHLPVGKQYNPDASPLAILGRLAGHPIT; this is encoded by the coding sequence ATGCGGGACCGGATCGTCGAGATCGGCGCGCGCGACTGGCACGCGCCCGGCAGCGATCCGGCCTGGATCGCCGCCGTCGAGGACGGCAAGGTCCTGTACTTCCCGCAGCTGGCGTTCGCGCTGTCGGGCGGGGAAACGGCCTTGCTCAAGCCTGACTTGCTGGCCCCGGGCGTGCGCAACATCAGCTGGGACGCGCAGCGCGGGCTCAAGGGCGCCGCGGGCGAGGGCCCGGTGCAAGAGCAGGTCACGGCGCTCGTCTCGCGCTTTGCGGCGCAGGCGACGGCGCTGGTGAATGCCCTGTTCCCCGCATATGCGCAGCACCTGCGGCCGGCCCCGACGAGCCTGCGCCCGACTTCAGTTTCCAACCGCCAGCAGTCCGTGCGCGCCGACGACCGGCGGCTGCACGTCGATGCCTTCCCTTCGCGCCCCAACCGCGGCGAGCGCATCCTGCGCGTGTTTGCCAACATCAACCCGCACGGCGAGGCGCGGGTGTGGCGGGTGGGTGAGCCGTTCGGCGACGTGGCACGGCAGTTCGTCCCCCGCGCCAAGCCTTATTCGGCCTGGCAGGCGAAGGCGCTCAACACCCTGGGCGTGACGAAATCCCTGCGCAGCGAGTACGACCACCTGATGCTGCAGATCCACGACCGGATGAAGGCCGACGAGGCCTACCAGCGCGATTGCCCCCAGCTGAGGTTCGAGTTTCCGCCCGGTTCGGCCTGGGTCTGCTTTTCCGACCAGACGGTGCATGCGGCCATGTCGGGGCAGTACATGATGGAGCAGACGTTCCACCTGCCGGTCGGCAAGCAATACAATCCGGATGCGAGCCCGCTGGCCATCCTTGGCCGGCTGGCCGGGCACCCGATCACCTAG
- the lpxB gene encoding lipid-A-disaccharide synthase yields the protein MRFSMVAGEASGDLLAGLLLEGLTRRWPALQTDGIGGPQMQRHGFQPWWPHEKLAVRGYVEVLRHYREIVGIRNALRERLLADPPDCFIGVDAPDFNLGLEETLKARGIRTVHFVCPSIWAWRPQRIHQLKRAAGHVLCLFPFEPEILAREGVPATYVGHPLANVIPKEADKAAARAQVGIPAGAEVLAVLPGSRASEIDYHAEPFLAAAARVQRARPGMHIVVPAIPSLKARIEHAARLAGLHQDIHILDGRSHEALAAADLTLIASGTATLEAALFKLPMVIAYRLHWITYRLMKPKALQPWIGLPNILCGETVVPELIQSQVNPESLARALLDWLEAPDRMAAVRERFSALHELLARDTATLATDAIEKTLQG from the coding sequence ATGCGCTTCTCGATGGTGGCCGGCGAAGCATCCGGCGACCTTCTCGCAGGCCTGCTCCTCGAAGGATTGACCCGGCGCTGGCCGGCGTTGCAGACCGACGGCATCGGCGGCCCGCAGATGCAGCGGCACGGCTTCCAGCCCTGGTGGCCGCACGAGAAGCTCGCGGTGCGCGGCTACGTCGAGGTGCTCCGGCACTACCGCGAGATCGTCGGGATCCGCAACGCGCTGCGCGAGCGGCTCCTGGCCGACCCGCCCGACTGCTTCATCGGCGTCGATGCGCCGGACTTCAACCTCGGGCTCGAGGAAACGCTGAAGGCGCGCGGCATCCGCACCGTGCACTTCGTCTGCCCCTCGATCTGGGCGTGGCGGCCCCAGCGCATCCACCAGCTCAAGCGTGCGGCCGGCCACGTGCTGTGCCTGTTCCCCTTCGAGCCGGAAATCCTCGCGCGCGAAGGCGTCCCGGCGACCTACGTCGGCCACCCGCTCGCCAACGTCATCCCGAAGGAGGCCGACAAGGCCGCGGCGCGGGCGCAGGTGGGCATCCCCGCGGGCGCCGAAGTGCTGGCGGTGCTGCCGGGCAGCCGCGCCTCCGAGATCGATTACCACGCGGAACCATTTCTCGCGGCTGCGGCCAGGGTGCAACGCGCCCGGCCGGGCATGCACATCGTCGTGCCGGCCATTCCCTCGCTGAAAGCCCGCATCGAACATGCCGCGCGGCTCGCCGGGCTGCACCAGGACATCCACATCCTCGACGGGCGTTCGCACGAGGCGCTGGCCGCCGCCGACCTGACGCTGATCGCCAGCGGCACGGCCACGCTGGAGGCCGCGCTCTTCAAGCTGCCGATGGTGATCGCCTACCGCCTCCACTGGATCACTTATCGCCTGATGAAGCCGAAAGCCCTGCAGCCGTGGATCGGGTTGCCGAACATCCTGTGCGGCGAAACGGTGGTTCCGGAGTTGATCCAGTCGCAAGTCAATCCCGAGTCGCTCGCTCGCGCGCTCTTGGATTGGCTGGAAGCTCCTGACAGAATGGCGGCGGTGCGGGAGCGTTTCAGCGCCTTGCACGAACTGCTCGCCCGCGACACCGCCACGCTAGCCACCGATGCCATCGAAAAGACTCTCCAGGGGTGA
- the carA gene encoding glutamine-hydrolyzing carbamoyl-phosphate synthase small subunit, protein MLLSKQGAHPAAILALADGTVFQGISIGATGSTTGEVVFNTAITGYQEILTDPSYARQIVTLTYPHIGNYGVNEEDVEATKVYAAGLIIRDLPLLASNFRTQQTLQDYLRAQETVAIADLDTRKLTRILRSKGAQNGAIVALAAGEQVTPAITDKAIGLARSAPSMAGLDLAKEVSVKQPYEWVEGEWRLGAGFARRESGKHHVVAFDYGVKKNILRMLTERGCEVTVVPAQTPASEVKKLKPDGVFLSNGPGDPEPCDYAIEASRELIEAGYPTFGICLGHQIMALASGAKTFKMKFGHHGANHPVKDLDSGRVSITSQNHGFAVDEKTLPANLRATHVSLFDGTLQGLARTDKPAFCFQGHPEASPGPHDIGYLFDRFVGLMEKK, encoded by the coding sequence GTGCTTTTGTCTAAACAGGGAGCCCATCCGGCGGCCATCCTGGCGCTCGCGGACGGCACGGTCTTCCAGGGCATTTCCATCGGGGCCACAGGCTCCACCACCGGCGAGGTCGTCTTCAATACGGCGATCACCGGCTACCAGGAAATCCTGACGGACCCGAGCTATGCCCGCCAGATCGTCACCCTGACGTATCCCCACATCGGCAACTACGGCGTCAACGAAGAAGACGTCGAGGCCACGAAGGTCTACGCGGCCGGCCTGATCATCCGCGACCTGCCGCTGCTGGCCTCGAACTTCCGCACCCAGCAGACGCTGCAGGACTACCTGCGCGCGCAGGAGACGGTGGCGATCGCCGACCTGGACACGCGCAAGCTCACGCGCATCCTGCGCTCCAAGGGCGCGCAGAACGGCGCGATCGTCGCGCTCGCGGCGGGCGAGCAGGTGACACCGGCGATCACGGACAAGGCCATCGGCCTCGCGCGCTCCGCGCCGAGCATGGCGGGCCTGGACCTCGCGAAGGAAGTCTCGGTCAAACAGCCGTACGAGTGGGTCGAAGGCGAATGGCGCCTGGGCGCCGGCTTCGCCAGGCGCGAGAGCGGCAAGCACCACGTCGTGGCGTTCGACTACGGCGTCAAGAAGAACATCCTGCGCATGCTGACCGAGCGCGGCTGCGAGGTCACCGTGGTGCCGGCGCAGACGCCCGCGTCGGAGGTGAAGAAGCTCAAGCCCGACGGCGTGTTCCTCTCCAACGGCCCCGGCGACCCGGAGCCCTGCGACTACGCGATCGAAGCCTCGCGCGAGCTGATCGAGGCCGGCTACCCGACCTTCGGCATCTGCCTGGGCCACCAGATCATGGCGCTCGCCTCGGGCGCGAAGACCTTCAAGATGAAGTTCGGCCACCACGGCGCGAACCACCCGGTGAAGGACCTCGATTCCGGCCGCGTGTCCATCACCAGCCAGAACCACGGCTTCGCGGTGGACGAGAAGACGCTGCCTGCGAACCTGCGCGCGACGCACGTGAGCCTCTTCGACGGCACGCTGCAGGGCCTGGCCCGCACCGACAAGCCCGCGTTCTGCTTCCAGGGTCACCCGGAGGCCAGCCCCGGCCCGCACGACATTGGCTACCTGTTCGACCGCTTCGTCGGGTTGATGGAGAAGAAGTAA
- the carB gene encoding carbamoyl-phosphate synthase large subunit has translation MPKRNDIKSVLIIGAGPIIIGQACEFDYSGVQACKALREEGYKVILINSNPATIMTDPATADVTYIEPITWKTVEKIIAKEKPDAILPTMGGQTALNCALDLWHNGVLDKHKVELIGATPQAIDKAEDRLKFKEAMTKIGLGSARSGIAHSLDEAWAVQKTVGFPVVIRPSFTLGGTGGGIAYNPEEFEAICKRGLEASPTSELLIEESLLGWKEYEMEVVRDKADNCIIVCSIENLDPMGVHTGDSITVAPAQTLTDKEYQIMRDASIAVLREIGVDTGGSNVQFAINPKDGRMIVIEMNPRVSRSSALASKATGFPIAKVAAKLAVGYTLDELRNEITGGATPASFEPTIDYVVTKVPRFAFEKFPMADSRLTTQMKSVGEVMAIGRTFQESFQKALRGLEVGVDGMNEKTKDREVLKKELGEPGPERIWYVGDAFASGWSLDEVHDLTKIDKWFLVQIEEIVQIELELEKTQFDKVDAATLRMLKRKGFSDRRLAKLLHTTDKVVRDKRRALGIRPVYKRVDTCAAEFATNTAYMYSTYEDECEAEPTDKKKIMVLGGGPNRIGQGIEFDYCCVHAALAMREDGYETIMVNCNPETVSTDYDTSDRLYFEPLTLEDVLEIVDKEKPLGVIVQYGGQTPLKLALGLEKEGVPIIGTSPDMIDAAEDRERFQKLLHQLNLKQPPNATARTEAEALEKAAALGYPLVVRPSYVLGGRAMEIVHEQRDLERYMREAVKVSNDSPVLLDRFLNDAIECDVDCLSDGQRTFIGGVMEHIEQAGVHSGDSACSLPPYSLAKATIDELKKQTAAMAKALNVVGLMNVQFAIQEQDGKDVIYVLEVNPRASRTVPFVSKATGIQLAKVAARCMVGQTLEQQGIREEVTPPYFSVKEAVFPFVKFPGVDTILGPEMKSTGEVMGVGKSFGEAFIKSQLGAGTKLPRSADPVKKVFLTVKDGDKPRAIEIARQLHAQGFEIAGTKGTAVAINAAGIPCESVNKVAEGRPHVVDMIKNGEICMVINTVEERRNAIADSRAIRTSALQARVTTFTTIAGAEAAVEGMKYVDDLEVYSVQELHAQLA, from the coding sequence ATGCCGAAGCGCAACGACATCAAGAGCGTCCTCATCATCGGCGCCGGCCCGATCATCATCGGCCAGGCCTGCGAGTTCGACTACTCCGGCGTGCAGGCCTGCAAGGCCCTGCGCGAGGAGGGCTACAAGGTCATCCTGATCAACAGCAACCCCGCGACGATCATGACGGACCCGGCCACGGCCGACGTCACCTACATCGAGCCGATCACCTGGAAGACGGTCGAGAAGATCATCGCCAAGGAAAAGCCCGACGCGATCCTGCCCACCATGGGCGGCCAGACGGCGCTCAATTGCGCGTTGGACCTGTGGCACAACGGCGTGCTGGACAAGCACAAGGTCGAACTGATCGGCGCCACGCCGCAGGCGATCGACAAGGCCGAGGACCGCCTGAAGTTCAAGGAAGCGATGACGAAGATCGGCCTGGGCTCGGCGCGCTCGGGCATCGCGCATTCGCTGGACGAGGCGTGGGCCGTGCAGAAGACCGTCGGCTTCCCGGTGGTGATCCGCCCCAGCTTCACGCTGGGCGGCACGGGCGGCGGGATCGCCTACAACCCCGAGGAGTTCGAGGCGATCTGCAAGCGCGGCCTGGAAGCGTCGCCCACGAGCGAGCTGCTGATCGAGGAGTCGCTGCTCGGCTGGAAGGAATACGAGATGGAAGTGGTCCGCGACAAGGCGGACAACTGCATCATCGTCTGCTCCATCGAGAACCTGGACCCGATGGGCGTGCACACCGGCGACTCCATCACCGTCGCGCCGGCGCAGACGCTCACGGACAAGGAATACCAGATCATGCGCGACGCGTCGATCGCGGTGCTGCGCGAGATCGGCGTGGACACCGGCGGCTCGAACGTGCAGTTCGCGATCAACCCGAAGGACGGGCGCATGATCGTGATCGAGATGAACCCGCGCGTGTCGCGGTCGTCGGCGCTGGCCTCCAAGGCCACGGGCTTCCCGATCGCCAAGGTTGCCGCCAAGCTGGCCGTGGGCTACACGCTCGACGAGCTGCGCAACGAGATCACCGGCGGCGCCACGCCCGCGAGCTTCGAGCCGACGATCGACTACGTCGTCACCAAGGTGCCGCGCTTCGCCTTCGAGAAGTTCCCCATGGCCGATTCGCGCCTGACGACGCAGATGAAGTCGGTGGGCGAGGTGATGGCCATCGGCCGCACCTTCCAGGAGTCGTTCCAGAAAGCCCTGCGCGGCCTCGAGGTCGGCGTGGACGGCATGAACGAGAAGACCAAGGACCGCGAGGTGCTCAAGAAGGAGCTGGGCGAGCCCGGCCCCGAGCGCATCTGGTACGTGGGTGACGCGTTCGCGTCGGGCTGGTCGCTCGACGAGGTCCACGACCTGACGAAGATCGACAAGTGGTTCCTGGTGCAGATCGAGGAGATCGTGCAGATCGAGCTGGAGCTGGAGAAGACGCAGTTCGACAAGGTCGACGCGGCCACGCTGCGCATGCTCAAGCGCAAGGGCTTCTCCGACCGGCGCCTCGCCAAGCTGCTCCACACCACCGACAAGGTGGTGCGCGACAAGCGCCGCGCGCTGGGCATCCGTCCCGTCTACAAGCGCGTGGACACCTGCGCCGCGGAGTTCGCGACCAACACGGCCTATATGTACTCGACCTACGAGGACGAGTGCGAGGCCGAACCCACGGACAAGAAGAAGATCATGGTGCTCGGCGGCGGGCCCAACCGCATCGGCCAGGGCATCGAGTTCGACTACTGCTGCGTGCACGCGGCCCTCGCCATGCGCGAGGACGGGTACGAGACCATCATGGTCAACTGCAACCCGGAGACCGTGTCGACCGACTACGACACCAGCGACCGCCTGTACTTCGAGCCGCTCACGCTCGAGGACGTGCTGGAAATCGTCGACAAGGAAAAGCCGCTGGGCGTGATCGTGCAGTACGGCGGCCAGACGCCGCTGAAGCTCGCGCTGGGCCTGGAAAAGGAAGGCGTCCCCATCATCGGCACCTCGCCCGACATGATCGACGCCGCGGAAGACCGCGAACGCTTCCAGAAGCTGCTGCACCAGTTGAACCTGAAGCAGCCGCCCAATGCCACCGCGCGCACGGAAGCCGAGGCGCTGGAGAAGGCCGCGGCGCTGGGCTATCCGCTCGTGGTGCGTCCCAGCTACGTGCTGGGGGGCCGGGCGATGGAAATCGTGCACGAGCAGCGCGACCTGGAGCGCTACATGCGCGAGGCCGTGAAGGTCTCCAACGATTCGCCCGTGCTGCTGGACCGCTTCCTCAACGACGCGATCGAGTGCGACGTGGACTGCCTGTCCGACGGCCAGCGCACCTTCATCGGCGGCGTGATGGAGCACATCGAGCAGGCCGGCGTGCACTCGGGCGATTCCGCGTGCTCGCTGCCGCCGTATTCGCTGGCGAAGGCGACCATCGACGAGCTGAAGAAGCAGACCGCGGCGATGGCCAAGGCGCTGAACGTCGTCGGCCTCATGAACGTGCAGTTCGCCATCCAGGAGCAGGACGGCAAGGACGTCATCTACGTGCTGGAAGTGAATCCGCGCGCCTCGCGCACGGTGCCCTTCGTCAGCAAGGCCACCGGCATCCAGCTGGCGAAGGTCGCGGCGCGCTGCATGGTCGGCCAGACGCTGGAGCAGCAGGGCATCCGCGAGGAAGTCACGCCGCCTTACTTCAGCGTGAAGGAGGCCGTGTTCCCCTTCGTCAAGTTCCCGGGCGTGGACACCATCCTGGGCCCGGAGATGAAGTCCACGGGCGAGGTGATGGGCGTGGGCAAGAGCTTCGGCGAGGCCTTCATCAAGAGCCAGCTCGGCGCGGGCACCAAGCTGCCGCGCAGCGCGGACCCGGTGAAGAAGGTCTTCCTTACCGTGAAGGACGGCGACAAGCCGCGCGCGATCGAGATCGCGCGCCAGTTGCACGCGCAGGGCTTCGAGATCGCCGGCACCAAGGGCACCGCGGTCGCCATCAACGCCGCCGGCATCCCCTGCGAGTCCGTCAACAAGGTGGCCGAAGGGCGGCCGCACGTGGTCGACATGATCAAGAACGGCGAGATCTGCATGGTGATCAACACCGTGGAGGAGCGCCGCAATGCCATCGCCGACTCGCGGGCGATCCGCACGTCGGCCTTGCAGGCGCGCGTGACGACGTTCACGACGATCGCCGGCGCCGAGGCGGCCGTCGAAGGCATGAAGTACGTCGACGACCTGGAGGTGTACTCCGTGCAGGAGCTGCACGCGCAGCTCGCTTGA